One Urechidicola croceus genomic window, TAAATAATTAAAAGGCAAATTAAATTTATTTAATTTGCCTTTTTTTTGTACTTTTATTTTTTATAATTATCTACTAATCAAAAACTTACATTTATGAAAGTTCAACTTATTTATTTAGTAGGTTTATTGCTTTTTTTTATTTCTTGTAAAAAATCAGTTACTGCTAAAACTACTATTCCAGAAATTAATTATTCTTGCGTACCACAGATTACAGATGCCGAATGGTATGAAAGTGAAAATTTCGCACCATTATTTGATGGATTAGATGTTATTAATTATCCTATTACAACTCCAAGTCCGCTTGCTCAAAAATATTTTAATCAAGGATTAATTTGGGCATATGGTTTTAACCATGCTGAGGCTGCTCGTTCGTTTTATTACGCCACAAAGTTAGATCCTGATTGCGCTATGTGCTATTTTGGTTATGCTTATGTTTTAGGACCAAATTACAATGCAGGTATGGAAAACGATAATTATAAAAGAGCATACGAGGCAATACAAACTGCAAAGAAACTTTCTGAAAATAGTACCCAAAAAGAAAAAAGGTTTATAGATGCTATGGCTTTGAGATATGTCAAAGTGCCGCCACATGATAGAACTCAGTTGGATATTGAGTATTCAAATGCAATGAAAAAACTGTATAGAATGTATCCAAATGATGCCGAAATTGGCTCCTTGTATGCAGAATCAATTATGAATTTGCATAAATGGGATTTGTTTGATAAAGAAGGTGTTGCTAAGCCTTGGACACCTGAGATTACAACATTACTTGAAAAACTTATTGCACAAAATCCGAAGCATCCAGGAGCACATCATTTTTATATTCACGCTGTTGAAATGTCTAACACACCTGAACGATCAAATGCTTCTGCAAAGGTTTTTGATGATGGCTTGGTTCCAGGAGCAGGTCATTTATTACATATGCCATCTCATGTTTATATTAGAACAGGTGAATATCATAAAGGTACCTTGTCAAATATAGCAGCAGTGGAAGCAGATAGTACTTATGTGACCAAATGCCATGCTCAAGGTGCTTATCCATTAGGGTATTACCCTCATAACTATCATTTTATGGCTGCCACAGCAACATTAGAAGGGAATTCAAAATGGGCTATGATTGGCGCTAATAAAGTATCCGAGCACGTACATCCTGAAATTATGAAACAACCAGGATGGGGAACATTACAACATTACTACTTGATTCCATATTATGTTGGAGTAAAATTGGGTAAATGGGATAGTATTTTGAGTATGAATCTTAAAACGTACGATTTGAAATATCCAAAAGCAATTACTAAATACGCTAGAGGAATGGCTTTTTTAAGAAATGGAAATGTCAATCAAGCTAAAATTGAATTAGCACAATTGCAAATTATAGCAGAAGACGAAACTTTAAATGAAATTACTATTTGGGAGATAAATACAGTGTATCCATTGGTACAGATAGCGACTAGAATTTTAAATGCTGAAATTTTGGCTTTTGAAGAAAAATATGAACAGAGTATTTATTTATTAAAAGAGGCTGTAGAGATAGAAGATTCATTAAATTATAATGAACCTCCTGATTGGTTTTTTTCAGTAAGACATCATTTAGGCGCTGTTCAAATCCAAGCAGAACAATACGAAAATGCCATCAAGACATATCAAGATGATTTAAAGCGTTTACCAAAAAATGGTTGGGCACAACATGGTTTGAAATTAGCGTATCAAAAATTAAATGACGCAGAGAATGTTGCGAAAGTTGAAAAAATGATAGAGAGTAGTTGGGCATATGCAGATATAGAACTTTCTACATCAGTTATAAAATAAAAAAGCTCCAAACATGGAGCATTTTAGGTTAATTTATGTGTTTATTATTCCTTGTCCAGTTTCTTAGTTAGGTAAAAACCTAAAACTAATGCCAATCCTGCAAAAGTAAATATGGATCCTGGAAATGCAATTTCAGCATCTAGACCATATATTTCATGCATTGTTCCACCTACAAAAATACCAACTCCAATGCCAGTAAGTAATAAGGCAAAGTTTAAAACAAATACCTTCCATCCCGGAGAGTTACTTTGCTTTCCTTTATTAAAAATTTCGGCTCCAACACCTTTTTCTATGAGTGCCATACGTTCTTTATTTCTTGTTGAAAAGAATAAATAAATGATTCCAAAGATTACTCCGAAAAATATTGGCATTATGATTAATTCTGAATGCATAATTATTTTGTTTTAAAAGATTAATTTTAATTCGTTTTACAATGATATGACTTTAAGAACTTTGTATAGGTTACAAAAAACAGCAAAAATATTTTTTATTCAAAAAAATGTAACCTTTATTAAGAGTCACTAGTCTTACTATAGATGGCAACTAATAATGATAGTTATTATATAGAACAAACTTTAAAAGGAAACACAAATTCCTTTAGTTTTTTGGTGGAAAAATACCAGAATATGGTGTTTGCTTTGTCGTTAAAAATGTTGAAACATAGAGAAGAGTCAGAAGAAGTTGCTCAAGATACATTTATCAAGGCCTATAAATCACTTTCTAAGTTTCAAGGGGACTCAAAATTTTCTACTTGGTTGTATAGAATAACATATAATACTTGTTTAGATAGGATAAAAAAGAATGTAAAGTATAATAGTTCTGTTGAAATAAATGAAATTACCATCAATGAAATAAAAGAGGTAGAAAATATATTTGAAGGAATTGAGCGAGAAGAAAGAAGCGAAATAGTTAAAAAATGTTTGGATTTATTGGCAGAAGAAGAACGTATTATCATACATCTATTTTATTTTGAAGAACAAAATTTAAAAGAGATAAGTTCAATTACATCATTGACCGAAAGTAATATTAAAGTCAAATTGTTTAGAGCGCGTAAAAAATTATTTAGTATTTTTAAGAATTCCGTAGAACCCGAAATTTATAAAAGTTATGAGTAAAAAATCAACGGATAAATTGGATGTTTTCACTCGAAAAATAGTGAAAGAATTACCAGAAGAAAAAGTGTCATTATCATTTTCTAAAAATGTGATGGCAAGTATTAATGCTTTAGAAGTAAATGAAACCAAGGTGTATAAACCATTGATTTCTAAAAAGGTATGGTTTGTAATAATTTCTTCATTTATAGGATTAATAATCTACGGTTGGAAACTTATTCCAGAAGATCAAGAGGGTTATCTTTCTGAAATGTCAAATATAAATATAGGTGATATTTTAAACTATTCGCCATTTGATTTAAATTTTAAAGTTTCAAATATTACAGTGTATAGTTTTGTGTTTTTAGCATTGATGATATCCATTCAGATTATTTATTTTAAACATCGAATTGATAAGCAATATGAATAATAAAAGCGACTGAATTTCAGTCGCTTTTTTACTTTTTGTTATTCCTCTTAAAACAGAAATCTATTATTTATTTGCTGCAATCCAAGTATCAATTTTGTTTTCCAATAATTGTAATGGGATACAGCCAGTTTCTAATACTTGGTTGTGAAATTCTTTAATATCAAATTTATTTCCAAGTGCTTTTTCTGCTTTAGCACGTAACTCACGTATCTTTAACTGACCAATTTTGTATGACAATGCTTGCCCGCCATTAGCCATGTAGCGTTCAATTTCACGTGTAATACTGTCTTCAGATTCCGCTTCGTTGTCCAGTGAATACTTAATTGCTTGCTCTCTTGACCATCCTTTAGAATGAATTCCTGTATCAACTACTAAGCGAACAGCACGGTGCATTTCCATACCCAACATTCCAAAATATTGGTAAGGATCGGTATATAAACCTAATTCTTTTCCAAGAGATTCAGTATATAAAGCCCAACCTTCTCCATAAGCACTGTACCACAATGACTTTCTGAATTCTGGTAACGTTTCACTTTCTTGTGTTAAAGAAATTTGATAGTGATGTCCTGGAATTGCTTCGTGTAAAAACAATGCTTCGTCTGCATACACATTATATTTTGCTGCGTCTGGAATAGGAGCATAAAAAATTCCTGGTCTAGAACCATCTTTTGATCCTGGATTGTATTCAGCACTTGCCGACGCTTCTCTAAATGCTTCCGTACGACGAACTTCAAAAGGAGTTTTTGGTTTTATGTCAAATAATTTCTCAAGTTGAGGTTTCATTTTATCATGAATACCATTAAAGTTAGCAATAACTTCATCAGCATTTTTATAAGGCATTAATTCTTTGTTGTTTCTTACAAAATCAAAGAAAGATTTTAAATCACCTTTATAGCCAACTTCTTCCTTCACTTTTTCCATTTCTGTACGAATACGAGCAACTTCACTTAATCCTAGTTGATGAATTTCATCTGCAGTCATATTAGTTGTTGTATACGTTTTTATTTGATGATTGTAATATGCTTCACCATTAGGAGTGTCAGCAATTCCACTAGTTTCTCTTCCTGCAGGTAAATATTCGTTTTTAAGGAAATCTGCCATTTTCTTGTAAGCCGGCATAATTTTATCTGAAACCATTGCCATGTATGGATCCATAATGTTTTTTCTTTCTACAAATGATATTTCTTCGGGAATGTTTTTGGCAGGCGTAAAAAACAAGTGATCTGAAACTTCACCTGTGGCTAATCCTTCAAATTGAGGAATTACTTTTTTAATCAATGATTTTGGTAAAACATGACCAACTTTAATTCCTTCTCTCATTTTTTCTTCAGCAGAATTAAGCCAAACTAAATATCCGTCAACACGTGTTAACCAGTTATTGTAATCTTCAACTGTTTTAAAAGGTTGTGCACTTGTACCACTTGCTAACTGACCCATCATTAGGTTTACAGTCCACATTTGGTTAATAGGAGTGTAATCTTCAAAAGACAATGCTTTTAAGTTAATGTCACAATCCCAATTTAAAACTGCTTTACTCAGTTTTTCAGTGTCTGACAACTCAACATCATTGATTTTAGCCAATGCATCTTTGGTTTTTGTGTAATATGCTTTTAATTCGGTATTAAATTCATCAGATAATACATTTGGAAATTGAGAATTATAACCTTCTAAACCTTCAAAAGTGGCATTTAAAGGAAAGTATTTGTAACTTTCATCATTGTAGTTACTTAATAATTCTGCAAAAGCCTTGCTTGTAGGATTTACTTCAGCAATTGGAGCTTCTTTTTTACAGGATATCATTGATATCAGACAGATGAAACTGTATAAAAATATTTTTTTCATTTTGATGTATTTGAGTTTATACAAAAATAAGTTTTCTTATTGAATTGTTGATTTGATGTGTTGTTAAAATTCTAAGGTGCGTTTTTAAGTGTTACAATTATAGGTTTAGTGAATGTTTAAGTGCGTACAAGTACACGGCAAAATTTTCCGCTGGAAAAATCTTAAGTTATAAACATGTAAAAAACTTTGTGGATTGATCAAAAGTAAAACATTGAATATAAACAGTGTTGGTAACTGACTTTGTTTAATAAATTGCAAAAAGTGTTCCGATAATAAAACTAATAATGGCTTGCTTAATTGATAATTTTTTAGAACTAAAAGTGTCAGTATATGCGATAAATATTGCAGTTAATCCAAATATTAGAAAAATTATAGTTAGATATAAATCATAATAACTATCAGATATTCCTAACCAATTGAAAAGGATTTCCTCAACTACAGAATGACCAAATAAAGCCAATGCTAGATTTGCTTTAGCAGGATTTATAAAAAGTAGAATGCCAGCAATTAAAAGAATTATTGAAACAATAACAGGAGAGAAACTCATTAAATATTCAATATCAAAATAACTTTCAAGCCTGTAAGTTAACTTTGAGTTGACAATAAAATTAATTGAATAAACTATCGAAAATATTGAAAATATTACTCCTATAATTTTGTTATATTTCATATGATAAATTAGTTTTGTTTTTCAACTTTTCGGTGTGATAAAGTCTTTAATCTTATTGATTTATATGACGATAAGCGAAGTTACTTTTTTCATAATCAAGAAACAAACTAAATAAAAAGCTTATTTTTTATCAATTCTTAATTATTATTTCATATGGTTCTTCACTTTCTTTCCAATCAATCAACGGAGATGGGTAAAAGTTTACTTTCATTCGATTTAAAAAAGGTTTTTGATGCGCCAATCGTATTTTATAATTTTCCCAATCTCGGTTCTCTTGTGTTGTCCAACTAAGTTCTGCATAGCCTATGGCTCTTGGAAATGCTAGATATTCTAACTCTTCAATATTGCTAATTGTTTCTGACCAAAGTGGTGCTTCAATTCCCAAAATGTTTTTTAGCGGCACACCTTCATAAGATTCTGGTGTCCAAATATAGGCTGTATCAGTTGGGATAAGTCCAGCCCAATTGAGCCCATGTTTAGATTGTGTATCATATTTCATGTCTAAATATGCTTTTTTGGCAGGAGACATAATAATTTTCATGTTTTTTTGTACTGCCTTTTGAGCATTTTCTTTACTACTCCAAAATTGAGAAATAGAAGTTGAGTCAACATCAGCAGAAGCAATTTCGTCCCATCCAATCATTATTTTTCCATGCTTTTGTACAATTTTTTCAACTTTATTTACAAAATAAATATAATCTTCCTTTTTAGTTGCATGACTTTCATCTCCTCCAATGTGAAAATAAGGTCCTGGAGATAGCGCAGCTATTTCACGAACTACATCATCAATTAAAGTATAAACAGTGTCTTTACGGGTATCAAATGTGCTAAAACCTACACGCATACCTTCATAAGGTTTTAGAGTCTTACCATTTCCATTTAAAATAGGGTAGGAAAGAGAAGCAGCATTGGTGTGTCCTGGCATATCAATTTCTGGTACAATCATGATATATTGCGATGCTGCATAATTTACGATATCAGTATATTCTTCTTGCGTATAAAAACCTCCAGACTCACCACCAACTTCAGTTTGTCCACCAATTTCGGTAAGTTTTGGCCAAGATTTAATTTCAATACGCCACCCTTGGTCATCAGAAAGGTGGAGGTGCAATGTATTGTATTTATAGTATGCCAATAGATCGATGTATTTCTTTACATCTTTTACACTAAAAAAATGACGAGAAACATCGAGCATTGCTCCTCGATATTCAAATTGTGGTTTGTCAATAATTTGACCCGTAGCAATTGTCCATATTTTGTTTTCAGCTAGTGTATCATTACTGGTTTCAGGAATTAGTTGTCTAAAAGTCTGTATAGCTCTAAAAGCTCCTTGGGGAGTATTTGAAGTGATGATTACTGAATCTTGATTAATATTTAATTCGTAGGCTTCTAATCCATCCAAATGAGCATTTTTTGATTTATTGATATAAATGATTGATTCTATATTTTCTATTTTATCTATATTAACAGGTAATTCTAAATTTGTCTTTGCTTTTATTTTTTCTGCCAGAAATAATCCTATTTCTTCAAAATCAGCGGTATCTTTGGTGGTATAAATTGCTGTAAATTTATCTAATGCAAACCCTCCATTGGTTGAAACCATTTTTAAAGGTTTTGGGATTAAGTTTTTTGTAGTTAAATCTGTTTTAGGAAAGTTGATTACTCTTTTTTGTTTTTTTTCTGCACACGAAATGAAAGTAGTAGCAAGTAATAAAATGATTAGAGTTTTAATAGTATAAGAACTTGTCATAAGTTGTAGTTAATTATAGGTTACTCAAAGTTACTATTTTTTTTAATTTAAAGTTTAAAAGGAAACTTTTTAAAATATGTTGCACTTCTCCAAAGCCATTCTAAAGGGCCATATCTATATTTTGAAAGCCACCAATTGCTAAAAATCATTTGCAGTACAATTAATAAAAGTCCAATAACAAAAGTATAGACATGTCTCAACTCACCAATAAATCCTAATCCCCAACCATATAAAATGAAAGTTCCAATGATACTTTGCAATATGTAATTGGTTAACGCCATTTTTCCATAAGGAGAAAACTTTGATAAGAATTTTTCACCTTTTGTTCTTAGAAATATTAGTAAAAAAGAAAGTATAATAATGAAAGTCATAAATATATTGGCCAGATCATATGAAGTAAGAGCCAATAATGAAATCCAATTATCAAATTTTACTGCTGTTTGTCCATTGTTACTCATATTTATAAAAAGTCCGGCAGTAACACCCATACTAATTAAGAATAATACAATTGACCAGATTAAACCTTTGGTTATTTTTTTTCTATAGTTTTTAAAATTGTTAAAGAAGTCAATTTTCCCAGCATATAATCCTAATAGAAAGAATGCAAAAGTTAAATAGCCTCTCCCAAAAACACCAAATTGAAAATCTAATTTCATTAAATGGCCTTGTGTGCTATTTATTTTAAAGACTTCGATGAGTGACCCATTTTTGAGCGTATTGAAGTATTCATTTATTTCAGGGCTGCTCCCCATCATTTCTATATTTGAAAAAATGAATTTATCTCCGAAAAAAGCAAAATAAATATACCGACCTAAGCCTAAAAAGAAAACGATGGCTAATGAAAGAATTACTTTTTTATTTACTCTAAAAAATGGAATTAGAAATATACCAATTAGTGCATATATGGTTAAAATATCACCACGATAAAATAGGTGGTGTATAGCGCCAATAACCAACAATAATAGAATTCTCCAAAGAAAGCGTAATTCAAATCTGTTGTTTCTTTTCGCTCCGTTATTCATTTGAATAAAGAAACTTACTCCAAATAAAAATGAAAAGAGTGCAAAAAACTTCCCTTGAATAAATAGTGTGGTAAAACCTTGTACGATACCGTCGATAAGCCCTTGATTGGTTAGTTGCATACCTGTTTCAGGAGGAGGAGATGCAAGGTAGTTTTCGATCATATGCACTAAGACTATTCCTGCAAGAGAAAAACCTCTAAGCGCATCAATAACCTGAATTCTGTTATTTTGCATTTGGATTTTTTTGATTGGTTAGTAAGGTTTAGACGACTGATAATGAATTATGTAACAAGGTTTATGATAAAAATACTACCAAGAATTAATTGAAAAACACTTCTTTAGAGCCTATATCTTTTTTTAAACTTATAATTTTAGTTTCTCCGTTACAGGTAATCTTGTAATCCCCATAAAAAGCTCGAACTTTTACTTTTCCTTTTTTACCAGAGTTTTCTTCAGTTTTAGTCCACCATTTATTGAAAACTAATTCTCTATATGCGTCAACTTGAGGTCTAGGTGTCCAATCTTTTTTCCACATTGCACAATGAGGTTGCCAATGTGAACCAGCCCAAAATCCCCACATTAAAATGGCTTCCACATTTGGGTGTGCAAAATAAATTGGGAATAATTTATTTAACTCATCAACTTGAACCTGCTCATCTTCGTAGGCAAATAAAACTTCAGTAATTTTTATAGGCAAATCGAATTGTGCTAATTTGTCTAAGTTCCGTTGAACTTTTTCTGCTGGAGTAGTCATTGTTGTTCGCATTGATAAATGTCCTTGACATCCAATACCATCAATTGGAACTCCATTATCTAATAAGTTTTTTATTTGCTTTACATATGGACCTGCATTCCAACCTAAATCTAAAACGCCATAATCGTTTACGTATAATTTAGCTTCAGGATTGTTGGCCTTTACTATCCATGCCATTTCATTGATTACTCCAAAACCTAGTTTTCTTCTGAAAAAATCTCCGTGTATCATTTCATTATTTAGGTCAAATTCATTTATTTTTCCTTTATAATGTGATGCTACACTTGTTCCTCTTTCTACAATGGCTTTTCTTAAATCAGCATTGTTTAATGGTTTTAACCAATCATTCATAAATTCATCTTTTGCCCAATATACACAATGGCCACGCATTGGAATGTTACGCTCATTACACAATTCCCAAATTCTATCTGATATACTGTAATCTACTACGCCTTGTTTTTTTTCATTGTCATACCATTTTAAAGCATTTTCATGAACTGCGTAATTGAAGTTTTCTTCTAGAACTTCAAGGTATTTTTTTCGATCTTTTTCTGAAAAAGAATTTTTGGCAGATTCTGCTAATTCATTGGGAATTGCTGTTCCAAAAAGAAATTCATGTTTTGTTTGTTCAATTTTTATAGTTGTATTTTTTGGAGCATGAATAATTAAATTTCCCATTCTTACTTCAGCAATTCTCTTGTTAATTTGTTCTGAAGTAACTTTTTCTTCGGGAGATAAATCAAAAATATCGTCTTGGGCTATTGATGTAGAAATAATTAAGAAAATTAGTGAAGTAGTTAGAAATGATTTCATTTTAATTATTTTTATGTTCCATAAAAATACTGATTAAAAAATAAAAGACCGTTTTATAATTATAAAACGGTCTTCTAAAATAAGATTTAAAAAAGTTTATTTAATCAATTCATAACTACGTTTGATAAATGCAGTTAACTCTTCACCATGTAATAGGTTTTGAGATAACTTAGCAAGGTCAAAAGTTTGCTTGATTAAACGTTCTTGTTTTTTAGCAGTTTTGGTATTTAATATCTCTCCAACCAAATCACTATTTGTGTTTACAACCAAATTATACATGTCTGGGAAATTACTCATTCCCATCATTCCACCACCACCAGATGCTTGCATTTCTTTCATTCGACGCATAAATTCTGGTTGTGTAATGATAAATGGATTTGCTTTTGAGTCCATCGCTTCTAACTGAATAGTATAAGTTTCCTTAGGGATATTAGTTTCTAAAACTGTTTTTAGTTTTTCTTTTTCATCATCTGATAACTTTGAGATTTTAGTATCTTCTTTTTTGATTAAATTATCAATATGATCAGCGTCAACACGAACAAAAGAAATATTTTCATTACTAGTTTCTAACTTTTGAATCAAGTGAGATACAATAGGCGAGTCTAATAATAATACTTCATACCCTTTATCTTTTGCATCTTGAATATAACTGTGTTGTGCTTTTTTGTCTGAAGCATATAAAACAACTGTTTTATCATCTTTATCAGTTTGATTGTCTTTAATTTTTTCAATCAATTCATCCCAAATAAAGTACTCATCGTTTACGGTTGGATATAGGGCAAATTTCTTTGCTTTATCAAAAAATTTCTCTTCTGACAACATACCATATTCAATAATTATTTTGATATCAGCCCATTTTTCTTCAAATGATTTTCTGTCATTGTTGAATAAACTAATTAGTTTGTCAGCAACTTTACGAGTGATGTAACTAGAGATTTTCTTTACTGCACCATCTGCTTGTAAATAACTACGAGAAACATTTAATGGAATATCTGGAGAATCAATAACTCCACGTAACATTTGTAAGAAATCTGGTACAATTCCTTCAACGTTATCAGTTACAAATACTTGGTTTTGATATAGTTGAATTCTATCTTTTTGAGGGTCTAAATTGTTTGTTAATTTTGGGAAATATAAGATTCCTGTTAAGTTGAACGGATAATCAACATTTAAGTGAATGTTGAATAAAGGTTCTTCGAATTGCATAGGATACAATTCACGATAGAATTTTTTATAATCTTCATCTTCTAATTCACTTGGTTGTTTTGTCCAAGCAGGATTTGGATTATTAATGATATCATCAACAGTAACAGTTTCTGCTTTAGCATCTTTATCTGCACCTTCGGGAAGTGGTAAAGTTTCTTCTTTTGTTCCAAATTTAATTGGAATAGGCATAAACTTGTTATATTTTGTCAATAAACCTCTTATTTTACCTTCATCTAAAAACTCTTCAGAATCTTCAGCAATATGTAAAACGATTTCAGTACCTCTTTCAGTTCTCTCTGTTTCTTCTAACGTATATTGTGGACTTCCATCACATTCCCAACGAACAGCTTTAGCATCTTCTTTAAATGATTTTGTGAATATTTCAACACGTTCTGCCACCATAAAAGCAGAATAAAATCCAAGACCGAAATGACCAATAATTCCACTATCAGGAACTTTGTCTTTATATTTTTCTACGAATTCTTCAGCTCCAGAAAAAGCGACTTGATTGATATATTTTTCAACTTCTTCAGAAGTCATACCAATACCTTGGTCAATAATTCTTATTTCTTTGTTGTCTTTATCAACTTTTATTTCAATCATTGGAGTTCCAATGTCTCCTTTGGCTTCACCAAGTGTTGATAAATGTTTTAACTTTAAAGTTGCATCAGTTGCATTAGAAATTAATTCTCTTAAGAAAATTTCATGATCCGAATACAAGAATTTTTTAATTATAGGAAAAATATTTTCTGCTGTTACATTAATGTTTCCAGTTGCCATAATACTTTTTGATTTTATAAATTTTATATGATTGTTATTAGTCAAAAAAAATACCAAAAATACAATTGTGACAAGATGACAGAGATTATTATATAATACTATTCATAGCATAACAAATATTAATTTATTAATTTTGTGTTTCAATTAATGATAATATAACAATATGTACAATTCGAAAATAACTGGAATGGGCTATTTCGTTCCTGATAATATAGTAACGAATGATGATTTATCCAAAATGATGGATACAAATGATGCTTGGATACAGGAGAGAACCGGAATAAAAGAAAGAAGATGGATTAAAGAGGGTAGTGGAGAAACTTCGGCTTCAATGGGAGCAAAAGCTGCAAAAATAGCTATTGAAAGAGCAGGATTAACTAAAGATGATATAGATTTTATAGTTTTTGCAACTTTAAGCCCTGATATGTATTTTCCTGGATGTGGGGTGCAAGTTCAAGATATACTTGATATGCCAACTATAGGAGCTTTAGATGTACGTAATCAATGTTCAGGTTTTATATATTCACTTTCTGTTGCAGATCAATTCATTAAAACAGGAATGTATAAAAATGTTTTAGTTATAGGATCTGAATTTCATTCTGGAGGTTTAGATAAGACTACTAGAGGAAGAAGTGTTTCAGTAATTTTTGGTGATGGTGCAGGTGCTGCAGTTTTATCACGAACTGAAGATAATACTAAAGGAATATTATCTTCACATTTACATTCTGAAGGTAAACATGCAAGAGAATTAGTTGTGGAAGGACCTAGTATTGCACATTGGGTTCCTGAGATATTAGAAGCTAATGATCCTAATGATACATCATATTATCCTTATATGAATGGTCAATTTGTTTTTAAAAATGCTGTAGTACGCTTTTCTGAAGCAATTATTGAAGGTTTAAAGGCAAACAATGTTGAAGCCTCAGATATTGATATGTTAATTCCGCATCAAGCGAATTTAAGAATAGCTCAATTTATTCAAAAGAAATTTGGATTGTCAGATGATCAAGTTTATAATAATATTATGAATTATGGAAATACTACTGCTGCGTCAATAATTA contains:
- a CDS encoding tetratricopeptide repeat protein yields the protein MKVQLIYLVGLLLFFISCKKSVTAKTTIPEINYSCVPQITDAEWYESENFAPLFDGLDVINYPITTPSPLAQKYFNQGLIWAYGFNHAEAARSFYYATKLDPDCAMCYFGYAYVLGPNYNAGMENDNYKRAYEAIQTAKKLSENSTQKEKRFIDAMALRYVKVPPHDRTQLDIEYSNAMKKLYRMYPNDAEIGSLYAESIMNLHKWDLFDKEGVAKPWTPEITTLLEKLIAQNPKHPGAHHFYIHAVEMSNTPERSNASAKVFDDGLVPGAGHLLHMPSHVYIRTGEYHKGTLSNIAAVEADSTYVTKCHAQGAYPLGYYPHNYHFMAATATLEGNSKWAMIGANKVSEHVHPEIMKQPGWGTLQHYYLIPYYVGVKLGKWDSILSMNLKTYDLKYPKAITKYARGMAFLRNGNVNQAKIELAQLQIIAEDETLNEITIWEINTVYPLVQIATRILNAEILAFEEKYEQSIYLLKEAVEIEDSLNYNEPPDWFFSVRHHLGAVQIQAEQYENAIKTYQDDLKRLPKNGWAQHGLKLAYQKLNDAENVAKVEKMIESSWAYADIELSTSVIK
- a CDS encoding DUF6249 domain-containing protein codes for the protein MHSELIIMPIFFGVIFGIIYLFFSTRNKERMALIEKGVGAEIFNKGKQSNSPGWKVFVLNFALLLTGIGVGIFVGGTMHEIYGLDAEIAFPGSIFTFAGLALVLGFYLTKKLDKE
- a CDS encoding RNA polymerase sigma factor encodes the protein MATNNDSYYIEQTLKGNTNSFSFLVEKYQNMVFALSLKMLKHREESEEVAQDTFIKAYKSLSKFQGDSKFSTWLYRITYNTCLDRIKKNVKYNSSVEINEITINEIKEVENIFEGIEREERSEIVKKCLDLLAEEERIIIHLFYFEEQNLKEISSITSLTESNIKVKLFRARKKLFSIFKNSVEPEIYKSYE
- a CDS encoding DUF885 domain-containing protein; this translates as MKKIFLYSFICLISMISCKKEAPIAEVNPTSKAFAELLSNYNDESYKYFPLNATFEGLEGYNSQFPNVLSDEFNTELKAYYTKTKDALAKINDVELSDTEKLSKAVLNWDCDINLKALSFEDYTPINQMWTVNLMMGQLASGTSAQPFKTVEDYNNWLTRVDGYLVWLNSAEEKMREGIKVGHVLPKSLIKKVIPQFEGLATGEVSDHLFFTPAKNIPEEISFVERKNIMDPYMAMVSDKIMPAYKKMADFLKNEYLPAGRETSGIADTPNGEAYYNHQIKTYTTTNMTADEIHQLGLSEVARIRTEMEKVKEEVGYKGDLKSFFDFVRNNKELMPYKNADEVIANFNGIHDKMKPQLEKLFDIKPKTPFEVRRTEAFREASASAEYNPGSKDGSRPGIFYAPIPDAAKYNVYADEALFLHEAIPGHHYQISLTQESETLPEFRKSLWYSAYGEGWALYTESLGKELGLYTDPYQYFGMLGMEMHRAVRLVVDTGIHSKGWSREQAIKYSLDNEAESEDSITREIERYMANGGQALSYKIGQLKIRELRAKAEKALGNKFDIKEFHNQVLETGCIPLQLLENKIDTWIAANK
- a CDS encoding family 20 glycosylhydrolase → MTSSYTIKTLIILLLATTFISCAEKKQKRVINFPKTDLTTKNLIPKPLKMVSTNGGFALDKFTAIYTTKDTADFEEIGLFLAEKIKAKTNLELPVNIDKIENIESIIYINKSKNAHLDGLEAYELNINQDSVIITSNTPQGAFRAIQTFRQLIPETSNDTLAENKIWTIATGQIIDKPQFEYRGAMLDVSRHFFSVKDVKKYIDLLAYYKYNTLHLHLSDDQGWRIEIKSWPKLTEIGGQTEVGGESGGFYTQEEYTDIVNYAASQYIMIVPEIDMPGHTNAASLSYPILNGNGKTLKPYEGMRVGFSTFDTRKDTVYTLIDDVVREIAALSPGPYFHIGGDESHATKKEDYIYFVNKVEKIVQKHGKIMIGWDEIASADVDSTSISQFWSSKENAQKAVQKNMKIIMSPAKKAYLDMKYDTQSKHGLNWAGLIPTDTAYIWTPESYEGVPLKNILGIEAPLWSETISNIEELEYLAFPRAIGYAELSWTTQENRDWENYKIRLAHQKPFLNRMKVNFYPSPLIDWKESEEPYEIIIKN
- a CDS encoding DUF418 domain-containing protein, with the protein product MQNNRIQVIDALRGFSLAGIVLVHMIENYLASPPPETGMQLTNQGLIDGIVQGFTTLFIQGKFFALFSFLFGVSFFIQMNNGAKRNNRFELRFLWRILLLLVIGAIHHLFYRGDILTIYALIGIFLIPFFRVNKKVILSLAIVFFLGLGRYIYFAFFGDKFIFSNIEMMGSSPEINEYFNTLKNGSLIEVFKINSTQGHLMKLDFQFGVFGRGYLTFAFFLLGLYAGKIDFFNNFKNYRKKITKGLIWSIVLFLISMGVTAGLFINMSNNGQTAVKFDNWISLLALTSYDLANIFMTFIIILSFLLIFLRTKGEKFLSKFSPYGKMALTNYILQSIIGTFILYGWGLGFIGELRHVYTFVIGLLLIVLQMIFSNWWLSKYRYGPLEWLWRSATYFKKFPFKL